A single window of Anopheles moucheti chromosome 2, idAnoMoucSN_F20_07, whole genome shotgun sequence DNA harbors:
- the LOC128298056 gene encoding pickpocket protein 28-like produces MSIRAKVMSAKVGALFEEYCSESSVHGVRFFVGNQRSACVKLTWLGVFILSLVGCGVMIQQAYNKWDRTPVIVTLSEVPTPVWDMTFPAVTICPEIKVLNTQYNYTREFETLQSEWYRNKGKQNRTYTVTEESIGKMKAIIHHCSGIYKNEKNFIFNFNHVPEPQLVDFLKNVSLGRRSVFTMCSSTSDARCTSYMQVTVTNEGICYSFNMISQQQMFHPEVLHNEYKYLDRWEDEALGGEGPAEPLLKVAGSGLDAAIGFNLIHYPLKIDTSCVRGRGYKVLIHEPTVYPDLSKRNIRLSVSQTLTVVLKPNIMMTAPELSRYSAQKRQCYFAHEHPLQFFRHYNQDNCELECLTNYTLRRCGCVHFSMPHANGTRVCKLEEAHCPADARGVLFIRKQHRNGTEDYLQQCDCLPACSSVRYDLQITQDSHTEEREVRTSIETEVELQARLQLPVYSVLQVYYQDTHFIPAQRSELHGLVDFLANCGGLLGLFIGVSLLSIVEAIYYIVVRPISFRKRKTDNGEGNEIC; encoded by the exons ATGTCAATTCGGGCAAAGGTAATGTCTGCCAAAGTTGGCGCATTGTTTGAagaatactgttccgaaagtTCGGTCCATGGTGTGCGGTTTTTTGTTGGCAACCAGAGAAGTGCCTGTGTTAA ACTAACTTGGTTGGGTGTGTTCATTCTCTCGCTCGTCGGATGTGGCGTAATGATACAGCAAGCGTACAATAAATGGGACCGCACACCGGTCATCGTGACGCTCTCGGAAGTGCCAACGCCCGTGTGGGACATGACCTTTCCCGCCGTTACAATCTGCCCGGAGATAAAGGTGCTGAACACACAGTACAACTATACGCGTGAATTTGAAACCCTGCAAAGCGAGTGGTACCGAAACAAAGGCAAGCAGAACAGGACGTATACGGTAACCGAGGAAAG taTCGGAAAGATGAAAGCCATCATCCATCACTGTTCGGGCATTTACAAGAACGAGAAGAACTTCATATTTAACTTCAACCACGTGCCCGAACCGCAGCTGGTGGACTTTCTGAAGAATGTTTCGCTCGGCCGCCGGAGCGTGTTCACCATGTGCAGTTCGACCAGCGATGCCCGATGCACTAGCTACATGCAGGTGACAGTCACGAACGAAGGCATTTGCTACTCCTTCAACATGATCTCGCAGCAGCAAATGTTTCACCCGGAGGTCCTGCACAACGAGTACAAATATTTGGACCGATGGGAGGACGAAGCGTTGGGTGGTGAAGGCCCAGCCGAACCACTTCTAAAAGTGGCCGGTTCCGGCCTGGATGCTGCCATTGGCTTCAACCTAATCCATTATCCGCTCAAAATTGATACCTCTTGTGTG CGTGGCCGTGGCTACAAAGTCCTCATCCACGAGCCGACCGTGTATCCCGATCTGTCCAAGCGCAACATACGACTGTCGGTTTCGCAAACGCTTACCGTCGTGCTGAAGCCCAACATTATGATGACCGCACCGGAGCTGTCGAGGTACAGCGCCCAGAAGCGCCAGTGTTACTTCGCACACGAGCATCCGTTGCAATTCTTTCGCCATTACAACCAGGACAACTGCGAGCTGGAGTGCTTAACGAATTACACACTGCGGCGGTGTGGTTGCGTCCATTTCTCCATGCCACACGCAAACGGAACGCGCGTGTGCAAGTTGGAGGAAGCGCACTGCCCGGCCGATGCACGCGGCGTGCTCTTTATACGCAAACAGCATCGCAACGGTACGGAAGATTACTTGCAGCAGTGCGACTGCCTGCCGGCCTGTTCCTCCGTACGGTACGATCTGCAGATTACGCAGGATTCCCACACGGAGGAGCGGGAAGTGCGTACCTCCATCGAGACGGAGGTGGAACTGCAGGCAAGGCTTCAACT CCCAGTGTACTCAGTGCTTCAGGTGTACTATCAAGACACTCACTTCATACCGGCACAACGGTCCGAGCTGCACGGACTAGTAGACTTCTTGGCAAACTGTGGTGGTCTGTTGGGGCTGTTTATCGGCGTCAGCTTGCTGAGCATAGTGGAAGCAATCTACTACATTGTAGTGCGTCCAATATCGTTTCGAAAGCGTAAAACAGACAACGGGGAAGGCAACGAAATTTGCTGA
- the LOC128299272 gene encoding inactive CLIP domain-containing serine protease A8-like — protein sequence MYIPSGCGSCVPRKLCPTKRHNYALHLGLNGLIPIEDEENDKCENFLPLCCIGSSRVTDKCGISNPQGLVYKVEPNFAYAKYGEFPWTVAIFKCSSSNNNEHVGGGALIHPKLILTGAHTVDDEHQYVARFGEWSIQSDAEIYPSKDIAIDDVFIYGGTFSPENDIAIAVLKEKVTYSDHIRPICLPSAQDVFVGKQCIATGWGTDVRTGDPALYMKRMEQTITSRLICNMCYQGLEELPNYMCATAARKHNICYKDGGSPLACQRNDGSYVLAGIASGGIDCSRTHVPAVYADVAKYITWIRQTIELYDIILPILSAIKSN from the exons ATGTATATCCCAAGT GGTTGTGGATCCTGTGTGCCGAGAAAGTTGTGTCCCACAAAGAGACACAATTATGCACTACACCTGGGCCTCAATGGCCTCATACCGATAGAAGATGAGGAAAATGACAAATGTGAAAATTTCCTACCGTTATGCTGCATAGGGTCCAGC CGTGTGACCGACAAGTGTGGAATTTCCAATCCTCAAGGATTGGTGTACAAAGTGGAACCAAATTTTGCATACGCGAAGTATGGTGAGTTTCCTTGGACTGTTGCCATTTTCAAATGTTCTTCCTCGAACAATAATGAACACGTTGGCGGAGGAGCTCTTATACATCCAAAGTTGATCCTGACGGGAGCTCATACGGTGGATGATGAGCATCAATATGTGGCTCGTTTCGGTGAGTGGAGCATTCAGTCAGACGCGGAGATCTACCCATCCAAG GATATTGCAATAGATGACGTCTTCATTTATGGAGGAACATTTTCTCCCGAGAACGACATTGCTATTGCAGTGCTGAAAGAAAAGGTCACCTACTCGGATCACATTCGACCGATCTGCCTTCCAAGTGCACAAGACGTATTCGTTGGTAAGCAGTGCATCGCCACCGGATGGGGAACGGATGTACGAACTGGAGATCCAGCACTCTATATGAAGCGCATGGAGCAGACAATCACTTCTCGTTTGATTTGTAATATGTGCTATCAGGGGCTGGAGGAGCTTCCTAATTACATGTGTGCGACTGCGGCTCGGAAACACAACATTTGTTACAAAGACGGAGGGTCACCTTTAGCTTGCCAAAGAAACGATGGGTCTTACGTTTTGGCAGGAATAGCTTCCGGGGGAATAGACTGTAGTCGAACTCATGTACCGGCAGTTTATGCGGATGTGGCGAAGTATATTACATGGATTCGTCAAACAATCGAGCTATACGATATAATTTTGCCGATTCTTTCAGCTATTAAAAGCaactaa
- the LOC128299261 gene encoding inactive CLIP domain-containing serine protease A8-like produces the protein MNFPNIIILLFAAVLSAESKTIIQIPETCVGGYCVPKHLCPQGRANHVANLGLNGVIALEVDGDNECGDFMKICCKESYTNTNTTDFKCGISNPEGLVYQVRSNLTYAKYAEFPWTVAIVETTSSSEQRELTYVGVGTLIHPKFVVTAAHTLKDSHHYVARFGEWNIQSDAEIYPTQDIEVEVHCLYPGYGGKFRHVYDIALAFLKEAVTYTEHIRPICIPSEQDVFVGNRCIAAGWGWDARTGQSASIMKRMELKVVHRRRCQMLYQQLDIAIPQEPNVMCAIAEVDQNACMKEDGTPLICQRDDGSYVLAGLALRQLDCDQSDDPAVFVNVAKFAGWLQTSISQYEEWL, from the exons ATGAATTTCCCAAATATAATCATACTTCTGTTCGCAGCCGTGCTCAGTGCAGAATCGAAAACTATTATTCAGATACCTGAA ACATGTGTTGGCGGATATTGTGTGCCTAAACATTTGTGTCCACAGGGGAGGGCTAATCATGTAGCAAATCTTGGATTAAATGGTGTAATAGCGTTGGAGGTCGACGGAGACAACGAATGTGGAGATTTCATGAAGATATGCTGCAAGGAGTCGTATACCAATACG AATACGACTGATTTCAAGTGTGGAATTTCCAATCCGGAAGGATTAGTGTACCAAGTGAGGTCGAACCTGACTTACGCCAAATACGCGGAGTTTCCTTGGACTGTAGCAATAGTAGAAACAACTTCCTCATCAGAACAACGTGAACTGACATACGTAGGAGTAGGCACTCTTATACATCCGAAGTTTGTCGTGACGGCAGCTCATACGTTGAAGGACTCGCATCATTATGTAGCTCGGTTTGGAGAGTGGAACATTCAGTCAGACGCGGAGATCTATCCGACACAG GATATTGAAGTAGAGGTACATTGCCTTTACCCGGGGTATGGAGGAAAATTTAGACACGTGTACGATATAGCTCTTGCATTTCTGAAAGAAGCTGTCACCTACACGGAACACATTCGACCGATCTGTATTCCAAGCGAACAAGACGTTTTCGTTGGTAATCGATGCATTGCTGCTGGATGGGGATGGGACGCACGAACCGGGCAGTCGGCATCCATCATGAAGCGCATGGAGTTGAAAGTAGTTCACCGTAGACGTTGCCAAATGTTGTATCAGCAGCTAGATATAGCAATACCGCAGGAACCCAATGTGATGTGTGCGATCGCAGAAGTGGATCAAAACGCGTGTATGAAAGAGGACGGTACACCTTTGATTTGCCAAAGAGACGATGGGTCTTACGTATTGGCGGGACTAGCTCTTCGGCAGTTGGATTGTGATCAATCAGATGATCCCGCAGTGTTTGTGAATGTGGCGAAATTTGCTGGTTGGCTTCAGACCTCGATCAGCCAATACGAAGAGTGGCTGTAA
- the LOC128299289 gene encoding inactive CLIP domain-containing serine protease A8-like, giving the protein MYFQTLTVLLFVALLNTEANVIKQKLETCEGGYCLPKHLCPTGRFNDEPILGENRLTTLRVDEENECGDFMKICCKVSNTDSENQSVTDKCGISNPEGLVYNVESNLTYAKYAEFPWTVAIFVKYYISRNLKLTHVGGGTLIHPKYALTTAHTVAKIGKYMARFGEWNMKSDAEIYPSQDIDIEKRILHPSYREALTTENDIALVVLKDTVLYSEHIRPLCLPNALDSFDGKRCIATGWGLDIRTEQPAPIMKRMELNVIPREHCRTMFWNQGFKFELHSSFMCVEPAGEQNSCFKDGGSPLACQREDGSYVMAGITSWVLDCGRSEIPGAQVDVAQFSSWINEIIDAQNDSDESYEINALSVDDEVKLYAYLSNKNNKG; this is encoded by the exons ATGTACTTCCAAACCTTAACCGTGCTACTGTTCGTGGCTTTGCTCAATACCGAGGCGAACGTTATAAAGCAGAAACTTGaa ACGTGTGAAGGAGGATATTGCTTACCGAAGCATTTGTGCCCAACGGGACGATTTAATGATGAACCAATCCTAGGAGAAAATAGGCTTACAACGCTACGAGTTGACGAGGAGAACGAATGTGGAGATTTCATGAAGATATGCTGCAAGGTGTCCAACACTGATTCGGAAAACCAG AGCGTGACTGATAAGTGCGGAATTTCCAATCCGGAAGGTTTAGTGTACAACGTGGAATCGAATCTAACGTACGCAAAATATGCCGAGTTTCCTTGGACTGTAGCCATTTTTGTAAAGTACTACATATCCAGAAATCTCAAACTGACGCACGTAGGCGGAGGAACTCTTATACATCCGAAGTATGCCCTGACGACTGCTCATACCGTGGCGAAAATAGGAAAATATATGGCTCGGTTTGGAGAGTGGAACATGAAATCGGACGCAGAGATCTATCCATCGCAG gATATTGATATTGAGAAACGAATTCTCCATCCATCCTATCGGGAAGCGCTAACAACAGAGAACGATATAGCTCTTGTAGTTCTGAAAGATACGGTCTTGTACTCAGAGCACATTCGACCCCTGTGTCTGCCAAACGCATTGGACTCATTCGATGGTAAGCGGTGCATCGCGACCGGATGGGGATTGGACATAAGAACAGAGCAACCAGCACCCATTATGAAGCGGATGGAGCTGAACGTTATCCCACGTGAACATTGTCGTACGATGTTTTGGAACCAGGGCTTTAAATTCGAACTCCACAGCAGTTTTATGTGTGTGGAACCGGCCGGGGAGCAGAACTCGTGTTTCAAGGATGGAGGGTCACCGTTAGCTTGCCAAAGGGAAGATGGATCTTACGTGATGGCAGGAATAACATCCTGGGTGTTGGATTGTGGTCGATCGGAAATTCCAGGAGCTCAAGTGGATGTGGCGCAGTTTAGTAGCTGGATAAATGAAATTATCGACGCACAGAATGATTCAGATGAATCATATGAAATCAATGCTTTAAGTGTGGATGATGAAGTGAAGCTATATGCATACTTaagtaacaaaaacaataagGGTTAG
- the LOC128299280 gene encoding inactive CLIP domain-containing serine protease A8-like: MYFPIVIVLFVALANGESHSINQDPEECHCLPKHLCSTGIEGDDGIPTLRIGEDNACADFMKGCCKESAKKLVENLKCGISNPEGLVYNLESNLTYAKYAEFPWTVAILQKSSSSDHSELTLVGAGTLIHPKCVLMAAHTLTKPHRYVARFGEWNMNSDAEIYPSQDIEIEAHILHPDYLDEIPPKNDLALAILQETVIYSDHIRPLCLPSAQDVFVGKRCIATGWGLDIRTEQPPSVMKRIEMNVQSQYDCELFFTKMRISFLPKDRLICANTNEYQNTCMEDGGAPLACQRDDGSYALAGISSWVVYYRSPSLPAAYVDVAKYSHWIKDIIDELD; this comes from the exons ATGTATTTCCCAATTGTAATCGTGCTGTTCGTAGCGCTGGCCAATGGGGAATCGCACAGTATAAATCAGGATCCAGAG GAATGCCATTGTTTGCCGAAGCATCTCTGCTCTACAGGAATCGAGGGAGATGATGGTATTCCAACGCTCCGAATTGGCGAAGACAATGCATGTGCAGATTTCATGAAAGGATGCTGCAAGGAGTCAGCTAAAAAGTTG GTGGAAAATCTGAAGTGTGGAATTTCCAACCCTGAAGGATTGGTGTACAATCTGGAATCGAATCTCACGTACGCGAAATATGCGGAGTTTCCTTGGACTGTTGCTATATTGCAAAAATCTTCCTCCTCGGACCATTCCGAACTGACACTCGTCGGAGCAGGTACTCTCATTCATCCGAAGTGTGTCCTAATGGCCGCTCATACGTTGACTAAACCGCATCGATATGTAGCTCGGTTTGGTGAGTGGAACATGAATTCAGATGCGGAGATCTATCCATCGCAG GATATTGAAATAGAAGCACACATCTTACACCCTGACTACTTGGATGAAATACCACCCAAGAATGATTTAGCTCTTGCCATACTGCAAGAAACGGTCATCTACTCGGATCATATTCGACCCCTGTGTCTTCCAAGCGCACAAGACGTGTTCGTTGGAAAGCGGTGCATTGCCACCGGATGGGGTTTGGACATACGAACGGAGCAGCCACCGTCCGTCATGAAGCGGATTGAAATGAACGTTCAGTCACAATACGACTGTGAGCTTTTCTTTACGAAGATGAGGATTTCGTTTCTACCGAAGGATCGTTTAATATGTGCAAACACGAATGAATACCAGAACACGTGTATGGAAGATGGCGGTGCTCCTTTGGCATGCCAACGGGACGATGGGTCTTACGCGTTGGCTGGAATATCTTCGTGGGTTGTGTACTATCGTTCACCGAGTTTACCGGCAGCTTATGTCGATGTAGCGAAGTACTCTCACTGGATAAAGGACATAATCGACGAACTTGACTAA
- the LOC128297817 gene encoding inactive CLIP domain-containing serine protease A8-like — protein MYLPSAIVLLCLAIHNTGANIVRQPEQCDSGYCLPKHLCPTGSVEDAPTLGQSDSITLRVDEESECGDFMKICCSASSLTPVPNDAVPKADQECGMSNPQGLVYNVESNLTYAKYAEFLWTVAIFQISFSLKNMVLTYVGGGTLIHPKFVVTAAHTLKKPHRYVARFGEWNIKSDAEIYPAQDIGIQEHILHPSFHDLCTPENDIALAVLKQSVIYTPHIRPLCLPSPQDVFDGQRCIATGWGLDVRTKQPAPIMKRIELIVVPRALCQTLYQVADADSSFRLHRSSMCARAADLQDTCDKDGGTPMACPKEDGSYVLAGITSWGLDCGKPDAPGVYVDVAKFACWITDTIEGYEELHAEE, from the exons ATGTATCTTCCAAGTGCAATCGTTCTGCTGTGCCTCGCTATACACAATACAGGAGCAAACATCGTAAGGCAGCCAGAA CAGTGTGACAGTGGCTACTGTTTGCCGAAGCATCTCTGTCCTACCGGTAGTGTGGAAGATGCCCCAACCCTTGGACAAAGCGATTCGATTACACTACGGGTTGATGAAGAGAGTGAGTGTGGAGATTTCATGAAGATCTGCTGCTCAGCATCATCCCTT ACCCCAGTGCCAAATGACGCTGTACCGAAAGCTGATCAGGAGTGTGGAATGTCCAACCCTCAGGGATTGGTTTACAACGTGGAATCGAATCTTACGTACGCGAAGTATGCCGAGTTTCTTTGGACTGTTGCTATTTTCCAAATATCTTTCTCATTGAAAAATATGGTGCTGACATACGTAGGCGGAGGCACTCTTATACATCCGAAGTTTGTCGTGACGGCAGCTCACACGCTGAAGAAACCGCATCGATATGTAGCTCGGTTTGGTGAGTGGAATATAAAGTCTGACGCGGAAATCTATCCAGCGCAG GACATCGGAATACAGGAGCACATCCTGCACCCTTCCTTCCACGATCTCTGCACTCCCGAGAACGATATAGCTCTAGCCGTATTGAAGCAAAGCGTGATCTACACGCCACACATTCGACCGTTGTGTCTTCCAAGCCCACAAGATGTATTCGATGGTCAGCGTTGCATCGCGACCGGGTGGGGATTGGACGTACGAACCAAGCAGCCAGCACCTATAATGAAACGGATCGAGCTGATCGTTGTACCACGGGCACTTTGTCAGACGTTGTATCAGGTGGCAGACGCCGACAGTTCCTTCCGGTTGCATCGTAGTTCTATGTGTGCGCGTGCGGCAGACCTGCAGGATACGTGTGATAAGGATGGCGGTACACCGATGGCTTGCCCGAAGGAAGATGGGTCTTATGTTTTGGCAGGCATTACCTCGTGGGGGTTGGATTGTGGCAAACCTGATGCGCCGGGAGTTTATGTGGACGTGGCGAAGTTTGCTTGCTGGATAACTGACACGATCGAGGGCTACGAGGAGTTGCATGCGGAAGAGTGA